In Rissa tridactyla isolate bRisTri1 chromosome 5, bRisTri1.patW.cur.20221130, whole genome shotgun sequence, the sequence CACAGTTCTGTACAGATTTTTATACTGAAGCTAACAATGAGCTGCACTTGAGTTCACATTCTTAGCAAAATATTGAGTTTTGAGCATAAATCTTTACAGCAGGACATTCATTTATTCctcatcctcatcttcctcctcctcttcatcatcttcctcctcctcctcctcctcttctggtTCTGCTTTCTTCTTAGATCCTGCAGGCCTACCTGGGCCCTTTTTTCCTGCGTCACTCTTGCTCTTGGCACGATATGCTGCAATATCCTgcaagaaaaaatgctgtttagtTGCTGGCAACTTAAAGTCTGAAGACTAATCTGTGCTGCTTCAGTAACTTACTACTACTATACTGTGCAGATCAAACACAGTATGTACATAAAAGCGGGGTTTCAGCCTTGGGACCCTCACGCAAGAGAACGCATGATCCAATTTTAGGAATTTTATGACCACTGTGCTCTGATGTATGACTGTGTATTTTTCAAGCAGGTGCCCTCTTTCTGGAAGTAAAGTGTCTTATTGTCTGGAAGTAAAGTGTATTATTGTCTTATAGATACATCTATAGATATGTATCTGAAGATGGAGAGgtactttttacaagggcatgtagtgatttgatatggggtaatggcttcagactggaagaggggaggagactgagatgagatctgaggcagaaattcttggctgtgagggcggtgagcccctggcccagggtgcccagagaagctgtggctgccccatccctggaggggttcaaggccaggttggacggggcttggagcaacctgggctggtgggaggtgtccctgcccagggcagggggtggcactgggggggctttgaggtcccttcccacccaaaccagtctgcgATTCCGTGCAAAAACCACATCCAGGTTCAGTGTCAGGGCTCCATACCTCCCACACCGCACCTTTCCACACCTTCTGAAGCCTGGCAAAGGTTGAAGTGAACATAAAGAATCACAAACCATATGATGATTTAGGTACAAAACAAAAGTCACGCAAAAGTCACTCTACAACTTTAACCATTCTTTTATCACTTTCACTCTACCTTTTCATATTTCTCCTTTAGTTTTGCAGCCTTCTGTTCATATGGCTGTTTATCTTTGGCCGACTGTTCAGACCACATCTCTCCTAATTTCTTTGCTGTATCTCCAATAGACAAGCCAGGATGATCATTTTTGATTTTTGGACGGTGTtcagagcagaaaaggaagaatgCGGATCTGAAATGAGAGACCGTGATTCAAATTAAGCATCAGATTATTAGAAAtaataccctttttttttggtcacaaaaACACTCACGGTGGTCTTTTAGGTGCATTGgggtcctttttctttcccttcttctcgCCTTTGGGTGGAACGTAGTTTTTCATCTCTCTGTCGTAACGAGCCTTGTCTCCTTTGGCCATTTCTTCaaactttcctttctccttgctgGACATTGTCTgcggaggcagggagggggagagaagagcCTGGATCAGCTCAAGCCCTGCTGACCTGCTGAGGGCTGCCGGGGCCCTGCCGCAGGGGCAGTGGCCGGCGGGGCGAGCTCACCTTCCACC encodes:
- the HMGB2 gene encoding high mobility group protein B2 gives rise to the protein MGKGDPNKPRGKMSSYAYFVQTCREEHKKKHPDSSVNFAEFSRKCSERWKTMSSKEKGKFEEMAKGDKARYDREMKNYVPPKGEKKGKKKDPNAPKRPPSAFFLFCSEHRPKIKNDHPGLSIGDTAKKLGEMWSEQSAKDKQPYEQKAAKLKEKYEKDIAAYRAKSKSDAGKKGPGRPAGSKKKAEPEEEEEEEEDDEEEEEDEDEE